The following coding sequences are from one Paenibacillus stellifer window:
- a CDS encoding CGNR zinc finger domain-containing protein: MLWTDFINSYWRDWRTGDRSKDRDRLEEPEWTIQWLVQEGLPALPAPNGDELGKLKVLRSILFDIVKDIVDGREPGELAETLNCYMIAGPVIRRAGRDSEGRFTVTLVPASASWEQVMAEIAGSFASSLEGQDKSRFRICDNPDCLWVYYDDTRNRSKRYCDDKACGNLMKVRRFRARKKAGQ, translated from the coding sequence ATGCTGTGGACTGATTTTATTAACAGCTACTGGAGGGATTGGAGAACCGGGGACCGCAGTAAGGACCGCGACCGGCTGGAGGAACCGGAATGGACCATACAATGGCTCGTCCAGGAAGGACTGCCGGCACTGCCCGCGCCGAATGGGGATGAGCTGGGGAAGCTGAAGGTGCTGCGCAGCATCCTTTTTGATATCGTCAAGGACATCGTGGATGGAAGAGAACCCGGGGAGCTTGCGGAAACGCTGAACTGTTACATGATAGCGGGGCCTGTTATCCGCAGGGCCGGACGGGACAGCGAAGGCAGATTCACCGTCACGCTCGTTCCCGCTTCGGCAAGCTGGGAGCAGGTCATGGCGGAAATCGCCGGCTCCTTCGCCAGTTCGCTGGAAGGACAGGACAAATCGAGGTTTCGCATTTGCGACAACCCCGATTGTCTGTGGGTGTATTATGACGATACGCGCAACCGCTCCAAGCGGTATTGCGACGACAAGGCTTGCGGCAACCTGATGAAGGTCCGCCGGTTCCGCGCCCGCAAGAAAGCGGGGCAGTGA